A DNA window from Alteribacter keqinensis contains the following coding sequences:
- the purR gene encoding pur operon repressor yields MKFRRSGRLVDMTHYLMDNPHRQVPLTYFSERYHAAKSSISEDLSIVKEMFEAKQIGTLETAAGATGGVTFIPRVDKSEATTFLNGLCERLEDPERILPGGYLYMMDIIGDPSLVQSIGRIFASRYRDGEVDAVMTMATKGIPLAYAVAAQLNVPVSIVRHEHRITEGSIVSINYVSGSKKRIQTMSLARRSLKPQSNVLIIDDFMKAGGTIRGMMELVSEFQSTVAGIGVLTEATHDEEPLVADYVSLTKISQVNAKEKTIKAEIGNIF; encoded by the coding sequence ATGAAATTTCGCAGAAGCGGGCGGCTGGTGGATATGACCCATTATTTAATGGATAATCCCCACCGGCAGGTGCCTCTTACTTATTTTTCTGAGCGTTACCATGCGGCTAAATCGTCCATCAGTGAAGATTTGTCAATTGTAAAAGAGATGTTTGAAGCTAAACAGATTGGCACTCTGGAAACGGCTGCAGGAGCTACGGGAGGAGTTACGTTTATTCCGAGGGTGGATAAATCGGAAGCAACGACCTTTCTTAACGGCCTGTGCGAACGGCTGGAGGATCCGGAAAGGATTCTTCCCGGCGGCTATTTATACATGATGGATATTATCGGAGATCCGTCTCTGGTTCAGTCAATCGGACGTATTTTCGCCTCACGCTATCGTGACGGGGAGGTTGATGCCGTCATGACAATGGCTACAAAAGGCATCCCTCTTGCATATGCAGTAGCTGCACAGCTCAATGTACCGGTGAGTATCGTGCGCCATGAACACAGAATTACAGAAGGTTCTATTGTGAGCATCAATTATGTTTCAGGTTCTAAAAAGCGGATCCAGACAATGTCTTTGGCAAGACGAAGCTTAAAGCCCCAGTCCAACGTGCTGATCATTGACGACTTCATGAAGGCAGGGGGAACGATCCGGGGAATGATGGAGCTTGTGAGCGAATTCCAGTCAACGGTGGCGGGGATCGGTGTCCTGACCGAAGCGACTCATGATGAGGAGCCCCTTGTGGCAGACTATGTGTCATTAACGAAGATTTCTCAGGTGAATGCAAAAGAAAAAACAATTAAAGCTGAAATCGGAAACATTTTCTGA
- the veg gene encoding biofilm formation stimulator Veg: protein MGKTLIEIKRTLDANVGKKVTIKANGGRRKTIERSGLLEGTYPSVFIIKLDQDAHAFERVSYSYTDVLTDTVQLSLPEEEATTESV from the coding sequence ATGGGAAAAACGTTGATTGAAATTAAACGCACATTAGACGCAAACGTCGGGAAAAAAGTCACGATTAAAGCAAATGGCGGAAGAAGAAAGACGATTGAACGTTCTGGTCTGCTGGAGGGAACGTATCCTTCAGTGTTTATTATCAAGCTTGATCAGGATGCCCACGCATTCGAACGCGTATCATACAGCTATACTGATGTACTGACAGATACGGTTCAACTGTCACTTCCAGAAGAAGAAGCAACCACAGAGTCTGTTTAA
- the ispE gene encoding 4-(cytidine 5'-diphospho)-2-C-methyl-D-erythritol kinase — protein MHRIVKAPAKINLTLDVLRKRNDGYHEVEMVMTTVDLADRIHLTVLSEGTMTIDVDKGFVPSNEQNLAYKAAKLLKTRFNVQEGVHIYIEKNIPVSAGLAGGSTDAAATLRGLNDLWNLGLSLDELAELGAEIGSDVPFCVYGGTAIARGRGEKLEHIPAPPPCWVVLVKPPMGVSTKDIYGKLKVDSLKHPDTASMVEAIKEKDFNRICKELGNAMEEATFSLNPEVLNLKKRVKGFGANGVLMSGSGPTIYALVQNQSRADRIYNGLKGFVDQVFVVRLLGSRHE, from the coding sequence GTGCATCGAATTGTGAAAGCACCAGCGAAAATTAATTTGACACTTGATGTATTAAGAAAACGTAACGACGGTTACCATGAAGTTGAAATGGTCATGACAACTGTGGATCTGGCCGATCGTATACACTTAACTGTTTTATCGGAAGGAACGATGACCATTGATGTGGATAAGGGATTTGTTCCGAGCAATGAACAAAACCTTGCCTACAAAGCTGCAAAACTTCTGAAAACACGATTTAACGTTCAGGAAGGTGTACATATTTATATTGAAAAAAACATCCCGGTTTCAGCGGGGCTTGCGGGTGGAAGCACAGATGCGGCTGCGACGTTAAGAGGCCTGAATGATTTATGGAATCTCGGTCTCAGTCTCGATGAGCTCGCGGAACTTGGAGCTGAAATTGGTTCCGATGTTCCTTTCTGTGTTTACGGTGGTACAGCCATTGCAAGGGGGAGAGGCGAAAAGCTTGAACACATCCCTGCGCCGCCGCCGTGCTGGGTGGTCCTTGTTAAACCGCCGATGGGTGTATCAACCAAGGATATATATGGAAAGTTAAAAGTGGATTCACTGAAACATCCGGATACAGCCAGCATGGTTGAGGCGATCAAAGAAAAGGATTTTAACCGTATTTGCAAAGAGCTTGGAAATGCCATGGAAGAAGCGACGTTTTCTTTGAATCCCGAAGTACTCAACTTGAAGAAGCGGGTCAAGGGATTTGGCGCCAACGGTGTACTGATGAGCGGGAGCGGGCCGACGATTTATGCCCTTGTTCAAAATCAGTCCCGGGCAGACCGGATCTATAATGGACTGAAAGGGTTTGTGGATCAGGTTTTTGTTGTGCGTCTGTTGGGGTCCCGTCACGAATAA
- a CDS encoding small, acid-soluble spore protein, alpha/beta type: MGRRRRGVMSESFKEELAKDLGFYDTVQREGWGGIRSRDAGNMTKRAVEIAQQQLTGQNQNRH, encoded by the coding sequence ATGGGCAGAAGAAGAAGAGGCGTTATGTCAGAAAGTTTTAAAGAAGAGCTGGCAAAAGATTTAGGCTTCTATGATACTGTTCAACGTGAAGGCTGGGGCGGCATCCGTTCACGGGACGCCGGAAACATGACCAAGCGGGCAGTTGAGATAGCCCAACAGCAGCTGACCGGACAAAACCAGAACAGACACTAA
- a CDS encoding acetyl-CoA C-acetyltransferase yields MRDVVIVSAARTPIGNFAGGLKDKSAVELGTIAAEGAIERAGIDPSIIDDVLIGNVLSAGLGQNVARQISLHAGLRDTTPATTINKLCGSGLRTVSMAAQFIALGDADVILAGGTESMSNAPYVLQNARWGQRMGDGRMIDTMLRDGLTDAFKDIHMGMTAENIAERWELSREDQDEYALTSQQRAEAAQKEGRFDEEIVPVEIPQRKKEALIVKDDEFPKHGMTLEKLAKLRPAFKKDGTVTAGNASGINDGAAMVIVMSKDKADELGIEPLATITSYGNAALDPDIMGYGPVPATEKALKRGGLSIDDMDLIEANEAFAAQSLSVTKDLKMNRKKVNVNGGAIALGHPIGASGTRILVTLLHEMKRRDAKRGLATLCIGGGQGTSLIVSR; encoded by the coding sequence ATGAGAGACGTTGTTATTGTAAGTGCTGCACGGACCCCGATCGGAAATTTTGCAGGAGGACTGAAAGATAAGTCAGCCGTGGAGCTTGGAACCATCGCTGCTGAAGGTGCCATCGAAAGAGCGGGGATCGATCCTTCAATTATTGATGATGTACTGATCGGGAATGTCCTTTCAGCGGGACTTGGGCAGAATGTTGCACGCCAGATCTCCCTGCACGCAGGACTCCGGGATACGACGCCGGCTACAACAATAAACAAACTTTGCGGTTCGGGACTGAGAACGGTCAGTATGGCAGCCCAATTTATTGCACTTGGGGATGCAGACGTTATTTTAGCCGGAGGAACGGAGAGCATGAGTAATGCCCCTTATGTATTGCAAAATGCAAGGTGGGGACAGCGCATGGGTGACGGCAGAATGATTGACACGATGCTTCGTGACGGGCTCACCGATGCATTTAAGGATATTCACATGGGAATGACAGCAGAAAATATTGCTGAGCGCTGGGAGCTGTCCCGTGAAGACCAGGATGAGTATGCACTAACGAGCCAGCAAAGGGCGGAAGCAGCTCAAAAAGAGGGGCGGTTTGATGAAGAAATCGTACCTGTAGAAATTCCCCAGCGTAAAAAAGAAGCGCTGATCGTCAAAGACGATGAATTTCCAAAGCACGGAATGACGCTGGAGAAGCTCGCAAAGCTCCGTCCGGCCTTTAAAAAAGACGGAACAGTGACTGCAGGGAATGCGTCGGGTATTAACGATGGGGCTGCAATGGTGATTGTGATGTCAAAAGATAAGGCAGACGAGCTCGGTATTGAACCCCTTGCCACCATCACATCCTACGGCAATGCAGCGCTGGATCCGGATATTATGGGATACGGTCCCGTTCCGGCTACAGAGAAGGCGCTAAAACGGGGGGGCCTTTCAATAGACGATATGGACCTGATTGAAGCGAATGAAGCCTTCGCTGCACAGTCACTATCGGTGACAAAAGACTTGAAAATGAACCGGAAAAAAGTGAACGTGAACGGAGGCGCGATTGCTCTGGGGCATCCAATTGGAGCTTCAGGAACGCGGATACTTGTGACACTGCTGCATGAAATGAAACGCCGTGATGCCAAACGCGGACTTGCGACTCTTTGTATTGGCGGTGGCCAGGGGACCTCTCTGATTGTGAGCCGTTAA